A portion of the Calothrix sp. 336/3 genome contains these proteins:
- the purU gene encoding formyltetrahydrofolate deformylase: MTNSTAILLISCPDQKGLVAKIANFIYSNGGNIIHADQHTDFAAGLFLTRLEWQLTGFNLPRDLIAPAFAAIAQPLQAKWELHFSDTVPRIAIWVSKQDHCLLDLLWRHRAGEFAAEIPLIISNHPHLQSTAEQFGIDYHYLPVTKDTKIEQEAKQLELLQQYNIDLVVLAKYMQILSTDFVQKFPQVINIHHSFLPAFVGANPYHKAFERGVKIIGATSHYVTADLDAGPIIEQDVVRVSHRDEVEDLIRKGKDLERVVLARAVRLHLQNRVLVYGNRTVVFE; this comes from the coding sequence GTGACTAATTCCACTGCCATATTATTAATATCTTGTCCAGACCAAAAAGGGTTAGTCGCCAAAATTGCGAACTTTATTTACTCGAATGGTGGTAACATTATTCATGCTGACCAACACACAGATTTTGCCGCCGGATTATTTCTCACCAGGCTAGAATGGCAACTTACTGGATTTAATTTACCACGAGATTTGATTGCTCCAGCATTTGCCGCGATCGCCCAACCTTTACAGGCAAAATGGGAATTACATTTTTCAGACACAGTTCCTCGCATTGCTATCTGGGTAAGCAAACAAGACCATTGTTTACTAGATTTATTATGGCGACATCGTGCTGGGGAGTTTGCCGCAGAAATCCCCCTAATTATTAGCAACCATCCTCATCTGCAATCAACTGCCGAACAATTTGGTATTGACTACCATTACTTGCCAGTCACTAAAGATACAAAAATAGAACAAGAAGCCAAGCAGTTAGAACTTTTACAACAATATAATATTGACCTGGTGGTGTTAGCGAAATATATGCAAATTCTCAGCACTGATTTTGTGCAAAAATTCCCCCAAGTTATCAATATTCACCATTCTTTTCTACCAGCATTTGTCGGTGCTAACCCTTATCACAAAGCTTTTGAAAGAGGTGTCAAAATTATTGGAGCGACATCTCACTATGTGACCGCAGACTTAGACGCAGGACCAATTATTGAGCAGGATGTGGTGCGAGTCAGTCATCGTGATGAAGTGGAAGATTTGATTCGCAAAGGCAAAGATTTGGAGAGAGTTGTCTTAGCTAGAGCAGTCCGCTTACATTTGCAAAATCGGGTTTTAGTTTATGGCAATAGAACAGTGGTGTTTGAATAG
- a CDS encoding DUF4340 domain-containing protein, whose protein sequence is MKLQRTTIILVLVAIGLGGFVATYEFFLKEQQTVIQTKKQQIFSFSRDDVKSLTVKTTTHTINLERNFTSERPQWLMKSPQKAPANDAIVSYLLDALVKGKTEQRLSVSPNQLAEYGLSKPSATIEVILKNQQKHQISLGKSTFNNSYVYARIDSQTQNQGNIEVLIVSTDFKNAVNREIYEWTQPQTNIQLKPKPETLPPLPSPAQ, encoded by the coding sequence ATGAAACTGCAACGCACAACGATAATTCTTGTACTTGTCGCTATTGGTTTAGGTGGTTTTGTTGCTACCTATGAATTCTTTTTAAAAGAGCAACAAACTGTTATTCAAACAAAAAAACAACAGATTTTTAGTTTCTCCCGTGATGATGTCAAATCTTTAACTGTTAAGACCACAACTCACACCATCAATTTAGAACGGAATTTCACCTCAGAACGTCCTCAATGGTTGATGAAATCTCCACAAAAGGCTCCCGCTAATGATGCGATTGTCAGCTATTTATTAGATGCATTAGTTAAGGGTAAAACTGAGCAAAGATTATCTGTTTCTCCCAATCAATTAGCCGAGTATGGTTTATCTAAACCCAGTGCAACTATTGAGGTTATCTTAAAAAATCAACAAAAACATCAAATTTCCCTAGGAAAATCAACTTTCAATAATAGTTATGTATATGCTCGAATCGATTCACAGACTCAAAATCAGGGGAATATAGAAGTATTAATAGTTTCTACAGACTTTAAAAATGCTGTCAACCGTGAAATTTATGAATGGACACAACCCCAAACTAATATCCAGTTAAAACCGAAACCAGAAACTCTACCTCCCCTACCTTCACCAGCACAATAA
- a CDS encoding Gldg family protein, whose product MKIIATQKPWKYLFLLGPFFTTAGFTIGFVSAQWNVIPLLLIILGVAISGFWLFCQNQTHNWWGKRSTQVNTNALIATLAFLAILALINFLGSRYYLRSDFTETRLFTLSPQSQELVRSLKNPVKVWIFDSNQNAIDKDLLENYQRLNPLFKYEYIDPKARPGIVNEFGMKEYGEVYIQADKKRQLVQVVNQNERLSEIRLTNRLQQVTNAATAKIYFLQGHGERPTTPGKAAMSQAIQSLSEKNFTTSSLNLAEQSNIPQDASVIVIAGAKRALLESEVIALREYLNQGGNLVVMVDPGTDPKLDSLLNEWGVKLDNRLVVDLSSRFDPPVPMVTEYGQHPITKDFGNGISYYPVARAVDTTPVPGIEAKPLLLTKGYPKVWAESDLQSENLQFNQGDRQGPFNLGVALKRQAGTKVTIPTPIPTPTPTPTPQTPKTTTTAKESRMVVFGNSSFATDGIFTQQLNGDIFLNSVTWTTQQDNLILSIRPKEARNRRINLSEAQANLLGITSLFVLPLLGFITAAFLWWQRR is encoded by the coding sequence ATGAAAATCATTGCCACCCAAAAACCTTGGAAATATTTATTTCTCCTCGGACCGTTTTTTACAACAGCTGGTTTCACAATTGGTTTTGTCTCAGCACAATGGAATGTTATTCCTCTCCTCTTAATTATCCTTGGCGTTGCCATCAGTGGCTTCTGGTTATTTTGTCAAAACCAAACACATAATTGGTGGGGAAAACGCTCTACCCAAGTAAATACAAATGCTTTAATAGCCACCTTGGCATTTTTAGCCATCCTGGCTTTAATTAACTTTCTGGGTTCTCGTTACTATCTACGTAGTGACTTCACCGAAACTCGATTATTTACCCTCTCACCCCAGTCCCAGGAATTAGTACGTTCTCTGAAAAATCCCGTAAAAGTCTGGATATTTGATAGTAATCAAAATGCCATTGATAAAGACTTACTAGAAAATTATCAGCGTCTTAATCCTCTATTTAAATATGAATATATCGACCCCAAAGCCAGACCCGGAATTGTCAATGAGTTTGGGATGAAGGAATATGGGGAAGTTTATATCCAAGCAGACAAAAAACGCCAACTAGTGCAAGTTGTCAATCAGAACGAACGACTTTCGGAAATTCGTTTAACTAACCGTCTGCAACAAGTCACCAATGCTGCCACAGCTAAAATTTACTTTCTGCAAGGACACGGTGAGCGTCCCACTACTCCCGGAAAAGCTGCCATGTCCCAAGCAATTCAATCTTTGTCAGAGAAGAATTTCACCACATCTAGTCTGAATTTAGCCGAACAATCAAACATTCCCCAAGATGCAAGTGTAATTGTGATTGCTGGGGCAAAAAGAGCATTACTGGAAAGTGAAGTGATTGCTTTGAGGGAATATTTAAATCAGGGTGGTAACTTGGTAGTGATGGTTGACCCTGGGACTGACCCCAAACTCGATAGTTTATTAAATGAGTGGGGTGTGAAGCTAGATAATCGTTTAGTCGTGGATCTTTCCAGTCGTTTCGATCCTCCTGTTCCTATGGTGACAGAATATGGTCAGCATCCGATTACTAAGGATTTTGGTAATGGTATTTCTTACTATCCCGTAGCTAGGGCAGTTGATACTACTCCCGTTCCTGGAATTGAAGCCAAACCCTTACTGTTAACTAAAGGTTATCCCAAGGTATGGGCAGAAAGCGACCTACAAAGCGAAAATTTGCAATTTAATCAAGGCGATCGCCAAGGTCCCTTTAACCTAGGAGTTGCTCTTAAACGTCAAGCAGGAACAAAGGTAACGATACCTACTCCTATCCCCACACCTACCCCCACACCTACCCCCCAAACCCCAAAAACAACCACAACCGCTAAAGAATCACGTATGGTGGTATTTGGCAACTCTAGCTTTGCCACTGATGGTATCTTTACCCAGCAACTCAACGGAGACATCTTTCTTAACTCCGTCACTTGGACAACCCAACAAGATAATTTAATTCTGTCTATTCGTCCTAAGGAAGCAAGAAATCGACGGATAAATCTCAGTGAAGCACAAGCGAATCTCCTAGGAATTACCTCTTTATTTGTCTTACCTCTTCTGGGTTTTATCACAGCTGCTTTCCTCTGGTGGCAACGCAGATAA
- a CDS encoding ABC transporter permease: MGVILSNIIAIYRRELQSYFVSPLAYAISGIFWFLSGLFFVLILMGPEGILPIVNDYDVRGQQLGLANAPIDVPYEFIRAFLDRMGWLLLFILPILSMGLYADERKSGTLELLATSPITNWSVAVGKLLGVVTFFITLIIPILALEAIALSDSNPPMSLTVPLLGHLALILLAAAILSVGMFISSLTDSTILSAVLTFAVILLLLFIDLIAKNIPGIFGEALGHLSLLKHYNNLIQGIFDTSSLILFASYIILGIFLTAQSIDTLRVR; this comes from the coding sequence ATGGGAGTGATTTTGAGTAATATTATCGCCATTTATCGCCGAGAATTACAAAGCTATTTTGTTTCACCCCTAGCCTACGCGATATCAGGGATTTTTTGGTTTTTGAGTGGATTATTCTTCGTCCTGATTCTCATGGGACCAGAGGGCATCTTACCCATCGTCAACGATTATGATGTCAGAGGGCAACAGTTAGGTCTAGCAAATGCACCAATAGACGTACCCTATGAATTTATTCGCGCATTTTTAGACCGGATGGGGTGGTTGTTACTGTTTATCCTGCCGATTCTCTCCATGGGACTATACGCAGATGAGCGCAAAAGTGGCACCTTAGAGCTATTAGCCACATCACCCATCACCAATTGGTCAGTAGCAGTCGGTAAACTTTTGGGTGTGGTGACATTTTTCATCACCCTGATTATCCCCATTTTAGCTTTAGAGGCGATCGCCCTCAGCGATTCTAACCCTCCCATGTCTCTCACCGTCCCCCTACTCGGTCATTTAGCCTTAATTCTCCTCGCAGCAGCTATTCTCTCCGTCGGGATGTTCATTTCCTCCCTCACCGATAGCACAATTCTCTCAGCAGTCCTCACCTTCGCTGTAATTTTGTTGCTCCTATTTATTGATTTAATCGCCAAAAATATTCCCGGTATCTTCGGAGAAGCCCTTGGTCATCTCTCCCTACTCAAGCACTACAATAACCTGATTCAAGGCATCTTTGACACTAGCAGCTTGATATTATTCGCTAGTTACATTATTCTAGGTATCTTTTTGACAGCTCAATCCATCGATACGCTGCGAGTTAGGTAA
- a CDS encoding ABC transporter ATP-binding protein has translation MIEVEHLNKVYGSTSAITDVTFNVEEGEILGFLGPNGAGKTTTMRILAGYLPATSGTARIAGFDVHDNSLAVRQRIGYLPETPPLYPEMTVEGFLYFVARIKGVAAGDRQQKVKAAIERCNLQEKRHVIIRKLSKGYKQRVGIAQAIVHDPPVIILDEPTVGLDPRQIIDVRNLIKSLAGSHTIILSTHILPEVSMTCSRVAIINGGKVVATNTPENLMTQLTGSSGYEVEISGDSNLAKQMLGNLPGVSLVESMPNPEIVKDGRQRLRVVSYPESEPGHEIASALLRTGYQIYELRRISATLEDVFLQLTTEEKNLPYEEETSAREEEAA, from the coding sequence ATGATTGAAGTTGAACATTTAAATAAAGTATACGGTTCTACCTCCGCCATTACTGACGTAACATTTAACGTGGAAGAGGGGGAAATTCTCGGTTTTTTAGGTCCCAATGGTGCGGGAAAAACTACCACCATGCGAATTTTAGCGGGTTACTTGCCAGCAACTAGTGGCACAGCTAGAATTGCAGGTTTTGATGTCCATGATAATTCCCTGGCAGTCAGGCAACGGATTGGTTATTTACCAGAAACGCCTCCCCTGTACCCAGAAATGACAGTAGAAGGTTTTTTGTACTTTGTGGCACGTATTAAGGGAGTTGCTGCTGGCGATCGCCAACAAAAAGTTAAAGCAGCAATAGAACGTTGCAACCTCCAAGAGAAACGTCACGTAATTATTCGTAAGCTTTCTAAAGGTTACAAGCAACGGGTGGGAATTGCCCAAGCGATCGTTCACGATCCCCCAGTAATTATTCTGGATGAACCCACCGTGGGACTCGATCCCCGGCAAATTATCGATGTACGCAATTTAATCAAAAGTTTGGCAGGAAGTCATACAATTATTCTCTCTACCCACATTCTGCCAGAAGTAAGTATGACCTGTAGTCGGGTGGCAATTATTAACGGCGGCAAAGTAGTAGCGACTAATACACCAGAAAATTTGATGACACAGTTGACAGGTAGCTCCGGCTATGAAGTCGAAATTTCCGGTGATAGCAACCTGGCAAAACAGATGCTAGGAAACTTGCCCGGTGTGAGTTTGGTAGAATCAATGCCAAATCCCGAAATCGTCAAAGATGGACGACAACGCCTACGGGTAGTATCCTATCCAGAGAGTGAACCGGGACATGAGATTGCTTCAGCATTGCTACGTACGGGTTATCAAATCTATGAACTGCGACGTATCAGTGCGACATTAGAGGATGTATTCTTGCAACTAACAACGGAGGAAAAGAATTTGCCCTATGAGGAAGAGACATCAGCGAGGGAGGAGGAAGCAGCCTAG
- a CDS encoding S-layer homology domain-containing protein — protein MVNIVTTIYVNPQIGNDINSGSRSRPYKTLTRALQGGKGTKFIQLAPGTYSTANGEVFPLIVPSGVMVVGNEATKGQGILISGSGEYESLSFGVQNVTILLLGDSSLMGVTVSNSTNKGTAIWVESTLPTLANNTFSNCGREGIFVTGKAKPSITDNVFVNNGASGLVMARSSKGEILRNLFRQNPMGIAISDTSAPLLVSNKFIDNKTAIALSRDARPVLRQNLLENNFQGGLLVNGNAQPDLGSTQEPANNVFRNNGQFDIQNATSDKLLSAGNSLNPSLVKGAVEFSATTEARNPTVTVSTTMPDMMGHWATAFVEALVSQGFLTGMPDGSFAPESAINRAQYAAVIAKTFQIPEKNKISNFTDIKPDFWAAKAIYKAAAMGFISGFPDGSFRPGQNLTRIQAIVSLVNGLQWRGGNQNLLTMYGDRSQIPSYAYEAVAIATEKLLITNYPQTDHLQPLRDITRAEVAALIYQALVANSQQKPVFSPYIVTPDQDISSFTDLTGHWAEPFIRALASMNITRGFTDGSYRPDTPMSRADYANIVATALNPSPKRPGVEFSDVPQSFWAYRAIQQAARGGFVGGFSDRTFRPQQNVQRLQVIVSLVNGLSLPPAANTTVLTYSDSTNIPESVRTVVATATIQRIVVNYPDIKQIQPTKEATRGEVAAMIYQALVAIGRVSAINSPYIVSPLAFAK, from the coding sequence ATGGTCAATATTGTTACTACTATTTACGTTAATCCCCAAATCGGTAATGATATCAATTCCGGTTCCCGTTCCCGTCCCTACAAAACCCTTACCCGCGCTTTACAAGGAGGAAAAGGTACAAAATTTATTCAACTCGCACCAGGAACTTACAGTACTGCCAATGGTGAGGTTTTTCCCCTGATAGTTCCCAGTGGGGTGATGGTAGTAGGTAACGAAGCTACCAAAGGTCAAGGAATTCTCATCTCTGGGAGTGGTGAATATGAAAGTCTGAGTTTTGGTGTGCAAAATGTCACTATTTTGCTCCTAGGTGATTCTAGCCTCATGGGAGTGACTGTTAGCAATAGCACTAATAAAGGGACTGCTATCTGGGTGGAATCAACTCTACCTACCTTAGCAAATAATACTTTTAGCAATTGTGGGCGGGAAGGAATATTCGTGACGGGCAAGGCGAAACCCAGTATTACAGATAATGTTTTTGTCAATAATGGTGCTAGTGGGTTAGTCATGGCACGTAGTAGTAAGGGGGAAATTCTGCGGAATCTCTTTCGACAAAATCCCATGGGAATTGCAATTAGTGATACCTCCGCTCCCCTACTTGTCAGCAATAAATTTATTGATAATAAAACTGCGATCGCCCTTTCCCGTGATGCTCGCCCTGTACTGCGGCAAAATCTACTGGAGAATAATTTCCAAGGTGGTTTACTAGTCAATGGTAATGCCCAACCTGACCTTGGTAGTACCCAAGAACCTGCCAATAATGTTTTTCGCAACAATGGACAATTTGATATTCAAAATGCCACCTCTGACAAGCTGCTGTCTGCGGGAAATAGCCTCAATCCCAGCTTAGTTAAGGGTGCAGTGGAATTCAGTGCCACCACGGAAGCTCGGAATCCTACGGTCACGGTTAGCACTACCATGCCTGATATGATGGGACACTGGGCAACGGCTTTTGTCGAGGCGCTCGTAAGTCAAGGTTTCCTGACAGGAATGCCCGATGGTAGTTTTGCCCCCGAATCTGCCATCAATCGTGCCCAATATGCGGCAGTGATTGCTAAGACTTTTCAGATACCAGAAAAAAACAAAATCAGTAACTTTACGGATATCAAGCCGGATTTTTGGGCAGCCAAGGCAATTTACAAGGCGGCAGCCATGGGTTTTATCAGTGGATTCCCGGATGGCAGCTTTCGTCCTGGACAAAATTTAACTCGAATTCAGGCAATTGTTTCCCTAGTCAACGGCTTACAATGGCGGGGTGGGAATCAGAATTTGTTGACAATGTATGGCGATCGCTCCCAAATTCCCAGTTACGCCTACGAAGCTGTAGCCATTGCCACAGAAAAATTATTAATTACCAACTATCCCCAAACAGACCATTTGCAACCCCTCAGAGATATCACCAGGGCAGAAGTTGCCGCCCTCATCTACCAAGCATTAGTAGCAAATAGTCAACAAAAACCAGTATTTTCACCCTATATTGTCACCCCTGACCAAGATATTTCCTCCTTCACCGATTTAACTGGACATTGGGCAGAACCCTTCATTCGCGCCCTGGCAAGTATGAATATAACCCGTGGTTTCACGGATGGTAGCTATCGACCAGATACACCCATGTCCAGGGCAGATTATGCCAATATTGTCGCCACAGCCTTGAACCCCTCACCCAAGCGCCCTGGGGTGGAATTTAGCGACGTTCCCCAGAGTTTTTGGGCATATAGGGCGATTCAGCAAGCAGCACGGGGTGGATTTGTCGGTGGATTTAGCGATCGCACTTTTCGCCCCCAACAAAATGTCCAGCGCCTCCAGGTGATAGTTTCCTTGGTGAATGGGCTTTCCCTACCCCCCGCAGCTAATACCACAGTACTGACCTATAGTGATAGCACAAACATTCCGGAATCAGTCCGTACAGTTGTAGCCACTGCTACCATCCAGCGAATTGTCGTCAACTATCCCGATATCAAGCAAATTCAACCCACCAAGGAAGCAACCCGTGGTGAAGTAGCTGCCATGATTTACCAAGCATTAGTGGCAATTGGTAGGGTTTCAGCAATAAATTCTCCCTACATAGTTTCCCCTTTAGCATTTGCCAAGTAG
- a CDS encoding protochlorophyllide reductase — MTQNQKPTCVITGASSGVGLYAAKALAKKGWHVVMACRDLAKAENAAKSVGIPQDSYTILHIDLGSLDSVRKFVSDFRATGKSLDALLCNAAIYMPLIKEPLWSPEGYELTMTTNHLGHFLMCHMMLEDMKKSSYSDRRMVILGTVTHNPDELGGKIPPRPDLGNFEGFAAGFKAPVTMADGKKFEPVKAYKDSKVCNVLTMRELHRRYHESTGITFSSLYPGCVADTPLFRNHYPLFQKLFPWFQKNITGGYVSQELAGERVAEVIADPEYKQSGAYFSWGNRQKKDGKSFVQRVSPQARDDEKAVRMWDLSEKLVGV; from the coding sequence ATGACACAGAATCAGAAGCCAACGTGTGTAATTACAGGAGCCTCTTCTGGAGTAGGTTTGTATGCAGCGAAAGCGCTTGCCAAGAAGGGATGGCACGTCGTTATGGCTTGTCGGGATTTAGCCAAGGCAGAGAATGCGGCGAAATCAGTGGGTATACCCCAGGATAGCTACACGATTCTACACATCGACCTGGGTTCTTTAGACAGTGTGCGGAAGTTTGTCAGCGATTTTCGGGCAACGGGCAAGTCTCTGGATGCTTTATTGTGTAATGCGGCAATTTATATGCCTTTGATTAAGGAACCGCTATGGAGTCCAGAGGGTTACGAGTTGACAATGACAACTAATCATCTAGGGCATTTTCTCATGTGTCACATGATGTTGGAGGATATGAAGAAATCTTCCTATAGCGATCGCCGGATGGTAATTCTGGGAACTGTCACCCACAACCCCGATGAATTGGGCGGAAAAATTCCCCCTCGTCCCGATTTAGGCAATTTTGAAGGTTTTGCGGCTGGTTTTAAAGCACCCGTCACCATGGCTGATGGTAAGAAGTTTGAACCCGTCAAAGCTTATAAAGATAGTAAAGTCTGTAACGTGTTGACGATGCGCGAGCTACACCGTCGTTACCACGAATCCACAGGAATTACCTTTAGCTCTCTCTATCCCGGATGCGTGGCAGATACTCCCCTGTTCCGCAATCATTATCCTCTGTTCCAGAAGCTTTTCCCCTGGTTCCAAAAAAATATCACCGGTGGTTATGTTTCCCAGGAATTAGCCGGGGAACGAGTTGCCGAAGTGATTGCCGATCCAGAGTACAAACAATCTGGGGCTTATTTTAGTTGGGGCAACCGCCAGAAAAAAGACGGTAAGTCCTTTGTTCAGAGAGTTTCCCCCCAAGCACGGGATGACGAAAAAGCTGTGAGAATGTGGGATTTGAGTGAAAAACTCGTAGGAGTGTAA
- a CDS encoding cation:proton antiporter, which translates to MQEDFRLIIDLVSVLAVAACGGLLAALLRQPVLLGYLIGGMVVGPTGLGLIKELVQVETLAQFGVAFLLFALGVEFSFSELKKVQAIALGGGGLQIALTILVTVLVCGVTGAWGALPAKGVFLGCILSLSSTAVVLKCLMERNETETPHGQVMLGILVVQDLALGLMLAVLPALHQPGEAIGIALLAALTKIGLFAVGAVVAGKWLIPPLLRLLARTESRELFLLGVVALCLGIALLTEYLGLSIEMGAFVAGLMISEVEYSDQTLTYVEPLRDIFASLFFVAIGMLIDPVFLWNNLELILGLVALVFLGKFLIVTPLVKLFRYPWKTALIAGFGLAQIGEFSFVLASEGQTLGLVSRRIYLLILGTTAVTLVLTPFVLRLVPILFDWAESMPWLKPYLSVEGQPLGASEDLPVQNHIIVCGYGRVGKNVVKLLQQHQVPLVVIDQSESRIQQLREAGVPYVYGNCVSFHVLEAAGVLEAKGMAIALPDPMSTRLCLKRALELYPELDIVVRANHDKNIELFYQLGAREVVQPEFEASLEMVTHILTDVGVSSMVVQREMQEIRNRHYLDLRPEQTASEISRNLHQATQDLNKRWYTLPDNSPLIGMTLEETDMRYLIGVSLMAILRTSGEEIDYPDVKVKLEKGDRLLVVGAAEELAALAEFAQGQVAVPDENHACQWVTVSKDCLVLGKTLAELNIRQDYGVTIQAMRREGKYIRVPEGSTDIRVLDQMLLCGSLPNLYQMEKLFAPNTLSPLPLPVTKVTEQQRWVS; encoded by the coding sequence GTGCAGGAAGATTTTCGTTTAATTATTGATTTAGTTTCAGTACTAGCTGTAGCTGCCTGCGGGGGACTGTTGGCGGCGCTGTTGCGGCAACCGGTGCTGTTGGGGTACCTCATCGGTGGTATGGTTGTCGGACCGACGGGGTTAGGTTTAATAAAAGAACTTGTTCAGGTGGAGACACTAGCACAGTTTGGTGTCGCCTTTTTATTATTTGCCCTAGGGGTAGAATTTTCCTTCTCGGAACTGAAAAAAGTCCAGGCGATCGCCCTCGGTGGGGGTGGTTTACAAATTGCCCTGACGATTTTGGTAACGGTACTGGTATGTGGTGTCACCGGTGCTTGGGGAGCGCTCCCAGCTAAGGGGGTTTTCCTCGGTTGTATATTATCCCTGTCTTCCACCGCCGTTGTCCTCAAATGCTTGATGGAACGCAACGAGACGGAAACACCCCACGGACAGGTAATGCTGGGTATCTTGGTGGTGCAGGATTTGGCATTGGGCTTGATGTTAGCAGTTCTGCCGGCTCTCCACCAACCAGGGGAAGCCATCGGGATTGCTCTACTGGCAGCCTTGACAAAAATCGGTTTATTTGCTGTGGGGGCAGTGGTTGCCGGGAAGTGGTTGATACCGCCCCTATTGCGGCTTTTGGCAAGAACGGAAAGCCGAGAGTTGTTTTTATTGGGGGTAGTGGCATTATGTTTAGGAATTGCCCTGCTGACGGAATACCTGGGACTCTCCATTGAAATGGGGGCATTTGTCGCTGGGTTAATGATATCAGAGGTGGAATATTCTGACCAAACCCTCACCTATGTCGAACCCCTACGGGATATTTTTGCGAGTTTATTTTTTGTTGCCATTGGGATGTTAATTGACCCGGTGTTCCTATGGAATAACCTAGAATTAATTCTGGGATTAGTGGCGCTGGTATTCCTTGGCAAGTTTTTAATCGTCACACCCCTGGTAAAGTTATTCCGTTATCCCTGGAAAACTGCCCTGATTGCGGGGTTTGGTTTGGCGCAGATTGGGGAATTTTCCTTCGTTTTAGCCAGTGAGGGGCAAACTTTAGGGTTAGTTTCCCGACGCATATATTTATTAATTTTGGGTACGACAGCTGTCACCCTGGTATTGACTCCCTTTGTATTACGGTTAGTACCAATTTTATTTGATTGGGCAGAATCCATGCCATGGTTAAAACCCTATTTGAGTGTGGAAGGGCAACCCTTGGGAGCATCTGAGGATTTACCTGTGCAGAATCACATCATTGTTTGTGGTTACGGACGGGTGGGTAAAAATGTTGTCAAACTTCTGCAACAGCACCAAGTTCCCCTGGTGGTAATTGACCAGTCAGAGAGCCGGATTCAGCAGTTACGGGAAGCGGGAGTGCCCTACGTATACGGAAACTGTGTCAGCTTTCATGTATTAGAAGCAGCTGGAGTTTTAGAAGCGAAGGGGATGGCGATCGCCCTTCCAGATCCCATGAGTACCCGTTTATGTCTGAAGCGAGCTTTGGAACTCTATCCCGAATTAGATATAGTGGTGCGGGCAAACCATGATAAAAATATTGAGCTATTCTACCAATTAGGAGCGCGGGAAGTCGTACAGCCAGAATTTGAAGCCAGTTTGGAAATGGTGACACATATTCTCACCGATGTGGGTGTCTCCTCCATGGTAGTACAGCGAGAAATGCAAGAGATTCGTAACCGTCACTACCTGGATTTACGTCCCGAACAAACTGCCTCGGAAATTTCCCGCAACCTGCACCAAGCAACCCAAGATTTAAATAAACGTTGGTATACTCTGCCAGATAATTCTCCCCTGATTGGCATGACTCTGGAAGAAACAGATATGCGCTATTTAATTGGGGTGAGCTTGATGGCAATTCTGCGGACTTCCGGGGAAGAAATCGACTATCCCGATGTCAAAGTCAAACTAGAAAAGGGCGATCGCCTCCTGGTTGTGGGTGCAGCAGAGGAACTGGCAGCGCTAGCAGAATTTGCCCAGGGACAAGTCGCTGTTCCCGACGAGAATCATGCTTGTCAATGGGTGACGGTGAGTAAGGATTGTTTGGTATTAGGTAAGACCTTGGCAGAATTAAATATTCGTCAAGATTATGGTGTGACAATTCAAGCTATGCGCCGTGAGGGTAAATATATCCGCGTTCCTGAAGGCAGCACCGATATCCGTGTTCTTGACCAGATGTTGCTGTGTGGAAGTTTACCTAATTTGTATCAAATGGAAAAACTATTTGCCCCTAACACCCTCTCACCCCTACCCTTACCTGTAACCAAAGTCACAGAGCAGCAAAGGTGGGTAAGTTAG